One segment of Candidatus Pelagibacter ubique HTCC1062 DNA contains the following:
- a CDS encoding c-type cytochrome, translating to MKKILLISTLLISLSSISYSDNHYPITRDSQLMIARGKIAYQNNCVSCHQVNLSGAENWKGVDEDGHRKAPPLNGTGHTWHHDDETLHKIIKYGLVGIISDYEGKMGAFGDKLNDKDIDSVLAYIKSFWPDDYYKHQINLSK from the coding sequence ATGAAAAAAATACTTCTAATTTCAACTCTACTTATATCATTAAGTAGCATTTCTTATTCTGATAATCATTATCCAATCACAAGAGATTCTCAATTAATGATTGCTAGAGGTAAAATTGCCTACCAAAATAATTGTGTAAGCTGTCATCAAGTTAATTTGTCAGGTGCTGAAAATTGGAAGGGTGTTGATGAAGACGGCCATAGAAAAGCGCCGCCTTTAAATGGTACAGGTCACACTTGGCACCATGATGATGAGACATTACATAAAATTATTAAATATGGTTTAGTTGGAATAATTAGTGACTATGAAGGAAAAATGGGTGCCTTTGGAGATAAATTAAATGACAAAGATATAGATTCAGTTTTAGCCTACATTAAAAGTTTTTGGCCAGATGATTATTACAAACATCAAATAAATTTAAGTAAATAA
- a CDS encoding pentapeptide repeat-containing protein, whose amino-acid sequence MIKLIRAGFISKLFAILVLSLWLSNGAKAGCDDAPVDGVDYSNCQFSEGQDLSRAYIPNSNLSFISFIKVTFDKGVMMNATLANGNFVESSFIRTNLYEANLEGGIFEKANFSSANLTRVNFKGASLIETNFTNSNLFEADLTGANILNANFEGANLNNAVWIDGTKCLLGSIGKCNK is encoded by the coding sequence ATGATAAAATTAATAAGAGCAGGCTTTATAAGCAAGCTTTTTGCCATTTTAGTTCTAAGTTTATGGTTATCTAATGGTGCTAAAGCAGGTTGTGATGATGCACCAGTTGATGGAGTGGATTATTCTAATTGTCAATTCTCAGAAGGCCAAGATCTAAGTAGAGCCTATATACCAAACTCTAATCTATCTTTTATTAGTTTTATTAAAGTTACCTTTGATAAAGGGGTAATGATGAATGCAACATTAGCTAATGGTAATTTTGTAGAATCTTCTTTTATTAGAACGAATTTATATGAAGCAAATCTTGAAGGGGGTATCTTTGAAAAAGCTAACTTTTCAAGTGCTAATTTAACAAGAGTAAACTTTAAAGGAGCTTCATTAATTGAGACTAACTTTACTAACAGTAATCTTTTTGAAGCAGATTTAACGGGTGCTAATATTTTAAATGCTAACTTTGAAGGCGCTAATCTTAATAACGCAGTTTGGATTGATGGAACTAAATGTTTACTAGGTTCCATTGGTAAATGTAATAAATAA
- a CDS encoding ATP-binding protein codes for MSSDIKIKDQKMIFLDEMMDQVIILDKFKNVFFANKSAVARFGNDIIGKNISLILRDANLLESIDLAIQDKSSQVLDVEIKLPIFQFYNVNIIPDSLNESEDEHSVIIFLKDLTEIYKTQQFKSDFVANVSHELRTPLQSIKLGLETINDGHASNDFEMQKKFLPIMMQQTERMENLINDLLSLSKIELQEHIRPTTELDLKEIITHVIKLNSELVKKKKIKIENNITDDTYKISGDRNRLIEIFTNLIDNACKYSDSDTVIKISLVKKMDTILFSIKDQGVGIPKKYLSRITERFFRVDPARSKDAGGTGLGLAIVKHIVNQHRATMDIISTEGKGTEFTIEFPKV; via the coding sequence ATGAGCTCTGATATTAAAATAAAAGATCAAAAAATGATATTTCTTGATGAGATGATGGATCAAGTAATTATCCTTGATAAATTTAAAAATGTTTTTTTTGCAAATAAAAGCGCTGTTGCTAGATTTGGTAATGATATTATTGGTAAAAATATTTCATTAATTTTAAGAGATGCTAATTTATTAGAAAGTATTGATCTTGCAATTCAGGATAAAAGTTCACAAGTTTTAGATGTAGAAATTAAACTTCCTATTTTTCAATTCTATAATGTAAATATTATCCCAGATTCTTTAAATGAATCTGAAGATGAACATTCTGTAATAATATTTTTAAAAGATTTAACTGAAATATATAAGACACAACAATTTAAATCAGATTTTGTTGCTAATGTTTCTCATGAGTTAAGAACACCCTTACAGTCAATTAAGTTAGGATTAGAGACAATAAATGATGGTCATGCTTCAAATGATTTTGAAATGCAAAAGAAATTTTTACCCATTATGATGCAACAAACGGAGCGTATGGAAAATTTGATTAATGATTTACTTTCATTGTCAAAAATCGAATTACAAGAACATATTAGACCCACCACTGAGTTAGATTTAAAAGAAATAATAACTCACGTGATTAAATTGAATTCAGAGCTTGTTAAGAAAAAAAAGATAAAAATAGAAAACAATATTACAGATGATACTTATAAAATTTCTGGAGATAGAAATAGATTAATAGAAATTTTTACTAATTTAATTGATAATGCTTGCAAGTATAGCGATAGTGATACTGTCATTAAAATTTCCTTGGTTAAGAAAATGGACACTATTTTGTTTTCTATTAAAGACCAAGGGGTTGGAATTCCTAAAAAATATTTATCCCGAATCACTGAGCGTTTTTTCAGAGTAGATCCTGCAAGAAGCAAAGATGCAGGGGGTACTGGTTTAGGTTTGGCTATTGTTAAACATATAGTAAATCAACACCGTGCAACTATGGATATTATCAGTACTGAAGGAAAAGGTACTGAATTTACCATTGAATTTCCAAAAGTATAA
- a CDS encoding DMT family transporter, whose product MNNFFLFIVTLFCWSPTWYVIKFQLGYVDPLVSVFYRFLIAAIVIFVYLIYKKKNLKFSLNQHLWFLLFGVCLYSLNYVFFYLSNTYLISAFPAVVFSTVVIMNILGEGFYFKKKPSLKTLLGATIGMIGIIIIFNDEIFNFSFANGTHVGLFLALLGTFSASTGNMVHQRNLNNNFSLIPTLAYSMLYGSLVTLLITQIKGTELLFEYSFSYIASLAYLSIIGSIFAFIFYLRLLEKVGAGRAGYVGVVMPVLALLISTIFENLEWQQDLIIGLPILIIGAVLVINQKIKPIK is encoded by the coding sequence ATGAACAATTTTTTCTTATTTATTGTCACACTTTTTTGCTGGTCCCCTACTTGGTATGTCATCAAGTTTCAATTGGGTTACGTTGATCCATTAGTATCCGTGTTTTATAGATTTTTGATAGCTGCAATAGTTATTTTTGTTTATTTAATTTATAAGAAGAAAAATCTTAAGTTTTCTTTAAATCAGCATCTTTGGTTTTTACTCTTTGGTGTTTGTCTCTACTCACTAAACTATGTTTTCTTTTATCTATCAAATACTTACTTAATAAGCGCATTTCCAGCAGTTGTCTTTTCAACAGTAGTTATTATGAATATTTTAGGAGAAGGCTTTTATTTTAAAAAGAAACCTTCTTTAAAAACTTTACTTGGTGCAACTATTGGGATGATTGGAATTATAATCATTTTCAATGATGAGATTTTCAATTTCAGCTTTGCTAATGGAACCCATGTTGGATTATTTTTAGCCTTACTTGGTACATTTAGTGCATCAACAGGTAACATGGTTCACCAAAGAAACTTAAATAATAACTTCTCATTAATACCAACACTTGCGTATTCAATGCTTTATGGATCATTAGTTACTCTATTAATCACTCAGATAAAAGGCACTGAATTATTATTTGAATATAGCTTCAGTTACATCGCATCCCTTGCTTATCTATCTATTATTGGCTCGATATTTGCTTTTATCTTTTACTTAAGATTATTAGAAAAAGTTGGAGCTGGTCGAGCGGGTTATGTAGGAGTTGTAATGCCTGTACTTGCTTTATTAATCTCAACAATATTTGAAAACTTAGAATGGCAACAAGATTTAATAATAGGTTTACCTATTTTAATAATTGGAGCAGTGCTCGTTATTAATCAAAAAATTAAACCAATAAAATAA
- a CDS encoding Glu/Leu/Phe/Val family dehydrogenase, with amino-acid sequence MSFKDNVNLHVDKSAKLLNFSDDLLEHLKSIHSLIKVNVGVVLDGKINNFTGWRAVHSEHILPTKGGLRYSETVDQDDTEALASLMTYKCAIVNIPFGGAKGGLKINPKNYTMPQLREITKAFASKLINKGFISPALNVPAPDVGTSEREMEWILETYKTLKPDDINYRGCVTGKPLHRGGIAGRTEATGRGIEEVVREIFRHEDVVKEAGLKNELKDNEIIVQGFGNVGSNLAKHLYNRDNAKIIAIGEYDGYLYNKKGIDINALIEFYKTNKTINNPKLGKFKNNPSELLELDCDILIPAALENAITIDNVDKIKTKLIIEAANGPISFEADQKLFEKGVMIIPDIYVNAGGVVVSYFEWVKDISHIRFGRVEKRFQEQKILDIIDLIDKKTNTKTDFDTIKKIIHGADEEDLAFSGLEDSMRNAFIEIYNAKKQIKKSFRDSAYYVSLKKIRNFYTVEGFPKR; translated from the coding sequence ATGAGCTTTAAAGATAACGTCAATTTACATGTAGATAAATCAGCTAAATTACTAAACTTTAGTGATGATTTACTTGAACATTTAAAATCTATTCACTCATTAATTAAAGTAAATGTGGGTGTTGTCTTAGATGGCAAAATTAATAACTTTACTGGATGGAGAGCTGTTCACTCAGAGCACATTCTTCCAACTAAAGGTGGACTAAGATATTCAGAAACGGTTGATCAAGATGATACTGAAGCTCTAGCATCTTTGATGACTTACAAATGTGCAATAGTTAATATCCCTTTTGGAGGAGCTAAAGGGGGTTTAAAAATTAATCCTAAAAATTACACAATGCCTCAACTTAGAGAAATTACTAAAGCGTTTGCTAGTAAATTAATTAATAAAGGTTTTATTTCTCCAGCATTAAATGTTCCAGCTCCAGATGTCGGAACGTCTGAAAGAGAAATGGAATGGATTTTAGAGACTTATAAAACACTTAAACCTGATGATATAAATTATAGAGGTTGTGTAACAGGTAAACCCTTACACAGAGGAGGTATTGCTGGCAGAACAGAAGCAACTGGTAGAGGTATTGAGGAAGTAGTTAGAGAAATATTTAGACATGAAGATGTTGTTAAAGAAGCAGGATTGAAAAATGAATTAAAGGATAATGAAATTATAGTTCAAGGCTTTGGTAATGTTGGAAGTAATTTAGCCAAACATTTATATAATAGAGATAATGCAAAGATTATAGCAATTGGAGAATATGATGGTTATTTATATAACAAAAAAGGTATTGATATAAATGCACTAATTGAATTTTATAAGACAAATAAAACTATCAATAACCCTAAACTTGGAAAATTTAAAAACAATCCAAGTGAACTTTTAGAATTAGATTGTGATATTTTAATTCCAGCTGCATTAGAAAATGCAATCACCATTGATAATGTAGATAAAATTAAAACGAAATTAATAATTGAGGCTGCTAATGGACCCATTTCATTTGAGGCGGATCAAAAATTATTTGAAAAAGGCGTTATGATTATTCCTGATATCTATGTCAATGCAGGGGGTGTTGTGGTTTCTTATTTTGAGTGGGTAAAAGATATTTCTCATATACGTTTTGGTAGAGTTGAAAAAAGATTTCAAGAACAAAAAATATTAGACATTATTGATTTGATAGATAAAAAAACGAATACTAAAACAGATTTTGACACCATTAAAAAAATTATTCATGGTGCTGATGAAGAGGACTTAGCTTTTTCAGGTCTAGAAGATAGTATGAGAAATGCATTTATTGAAATTTATAATGCTAAAAAACAAATAAAAAAATCCTTTAGAGATAGTGCTTATTATGTATCTCTAAAGAAGATAAGAAATTTTTATACAGTAGAAGGCTTTCCTAAACGATAA
- the pstC gene encoding phosphate ABC transporter permease subunit PstC, which translates to MNIIILLLVTIFSYLSFLYGRSRIRKITSTQSIKINALPNYYGYYLALWCALPALIILLFWSIFEPAIIKYLISQTLIQNDLNYSGDQLNLLYQKIRSLYEGNFSGTLTEEIKIGVKNYENLQTIAQNSKIVLLLSTFIAAISYGIFRISKNNKARHDVEKILTGLLFVCSLVAILTTMGIIFSLLFESLKFFSAINIFDFLFGMNWSPQRAFVSDASAITALEYENLKGAFGSVPLFAGTAFIALIAMLVAVPIGLFSGIYMAEYASSKVRKYSKPIIEILAGIPTVVYGFFAALTVGPFFRELGEKLNLEVSSESALAAGLVMGVMIIPYVSSLSDDVINAVPQSLRDGSYAIGATKSETIKNVVIPAALPGIVGSVLLAVSRAIGETMIVVMAAGLAANLTINPLESTTTITTQIVMLLIGDQEFDSPKTQSAFALGLTLFFATLILNYIALRFVKKYREKYE; encoded by the coding sequence ATGAATATTATAATTTTATTATTAGTTACAATATTTAGCTATCTATCATTTTTATATGGTCGCTCTAGAATAAGAAAAATTACATCAACACAATCTATAAAGATTAACGCTCTACCAAATTATTATGGTTATTATCTAGCTTTATGGTGCGCGTTACCAGCATTAATTATATTATTATTTTGGTCTATATTTGAACCAGCGATTATTAAATATTTGATCTCACAAACTTTAATTCAAAACGATTTAAATTATTCGGGGGACCAACTTAATTTACTTTATCAAAAAATTAGATCACTTTATGAGGGTAATTTTTCAGGAACCTTAACTGAAGAAATTAAAATAGGTGTTAAGAATTATGAAAATTTACAAACAATTGCTCAAAATTCTAAAATTGTTTTATTATTATCAACTTTTATTGCTGCTATCTCATATGGGATTTTTAGAATTTCAAAAAACAATAAAGCAAGACATGATGTTGAAAAAATTTTAACAGGGTTACTTTTTGTATGTTCTCTAGTTGCTATATTAACAACAATGGGAATTATTTTCTCTCTTTTATTTGAAAGTTTAAAATTTTTTTCAGCAATTAATATTTTTGATTTTTTGTTTGGAATGAATTGGAGTCCTCAAAGAGCTTTCGTTAGTGATGCCTCAGCAATTACAGCTTTAGAATATGAAAATTTAAAAGGTGCTTTTGGTTCTGTTCCTTTATTTGCTGGTACAGCATTTATAGCTCTGATTGCAATGCTTGTAGCTGTTCCTATTGGATTATTTTCTGGAATTTATATGGCAGAGTACGCAAGTTCTAAAGTTAGAAAATATTCTAAACCAATTATTGAAATCCTGGCTGGAATTCCAACAGTTGTATATGGTTTTTTTGCAGCGCTTACTGTCGGCCCCTTTTTTAGAGAATTAGGTGAAAAGTTAAATTTAGAGGTATCTTCTGAAAGTGCTCTTGCTGCAGGATTGGTAATGGGGGTTATGATTATTCCTTATGTGTCTTCATTATCTGATGACGTGATTAATGCAGTCCCTCAATCTTTAAGAGATGGATCTTATGCAATTGGAGCAACCAAATCAGAAACTATTAAAAATGTTGTAATTCCTGCTGCATTACCAGGGATTGTGGGCTCGGTGTTATTAGCTGTATCAAGAGCCATTGGTGAAACAATGATTGTGGTAATGGCTGCTGGTTTAGCCGCAAATCTAACCATTAATCCACTTGAGTCTACCACTACCATCACCACTCAAATTGTAATGTTATTAATTGGCGATCAGGAGTTCGATAGTCCAAAAACACAATCTGCTTTTGCATTGGGCTTAACACTTTTCTTTGCAACATTAATTTTAAACTACATAGCCTTAAGATTTGTTAAAAAATATAGAGAAAAATATGAATAA
- a CDS encoding DUF4396 domain-containing protein, with the protein MATDTFHWSCKHTWRKSAKNTMWCVIGCAIGDFGTILFFQLSKIPFPVLGIMTLAIINGLLTSIMLETFILMRQNFKLINALKTACGMSFISMVSMEISMNATDYFLTGGAMLTWWVVPIMLTAGFLTPWPYNYWRLKKFNQACH; encoded by the coding sequence ATGGCAACAGACACATTTCATTGGTCGTGTAAACACACGTGGAGAAAAAGTGCTAAGAATACGATGTGGTGTGTTATCGGTTGTGCAATTGGTGACTTTGGAACCATACTATTTTTTCAGTTAAGTAAAATTCCTTTTCCAGTATTAGGTATTATGACTTTAGCAATCATAAATGGTTTATTAACCAGCATTATGCTTGAAACTTTTATTTTAATGAGACAAAATTTTAAATTAATTAATGCTTTAAAGACCGCCTGTGGAATGAGTTTCATCTCAATGGTTAGTATGGAAATTTCTATGAACGCTACAGATTATTTTTTAACCGGTGGAGCGATGCTAACTTGGTGGGTGGTACCTATTATGTTAACTGCGGGATTTTTAACACCCTGGCCTTATAATTATTGGAGACTTAAAAAATTCAATCAAGCCTGTCATTAA
- a CDS encoding sulfite exporter TauE/SafE family protein, protein MALTAIPVGFVAGLFGIGGGLITVPFLFYIFNSLGIDQQYVMHLAVGTSFAIIIPTSTVSVLTHHKFKAVDFDIVKSYGIFVVLGVIFGTIFAATLKTKTLVLFFAIVIFLLSIYLLLLKEKEKNITLKIKLHLKIILGFLVGFISAPMGIGGAVMNVPILKFFGYSINRAIGSAAAIGFLIALFGAIGFLITGSYLKTNIPLSIGFLNIPAFLIFIPITTFMARIGARTVHTIDKNRISKYFGIFLLIIAAKFLYEYFKL, encoded by the coding sequence ATGGCCTTAACCGCTATTCCTGTGGGATTTGTTGCAGGTTTATTTGGTATTGGCGGTGGATTAATTACAGTTCCATTTTTGTTTTATATTTTTAATTCTTTAGGGATTGATCAACAATATGTCATGCACCTTGCAGTTGGAACATCATTTGCAATCATAATACCAACCTCAACTGTCTCAGTTTTAACTCATCATAAATTTAAAGCAGTGGATTTTGATATAGTTAAAAGTTATGGAATATTTGTAGTACTTGGTGTTATTTTTGGAACAATTTTTGCAGCAACTCTTAAAACTAAAACCTTAGTTCTTTTCTTTGCAATCGTAATATTTTTATTAAGTATTTATCTTTTATTATTAAAAGAAAAGGAAAAAAATATAACTCTTAAAATTAAGCTTCATTTGAAAATTATTTTAGGATTTTTAGTAGGTTTTATCTCGGCACCCATGGGTATTGGAGGGGCTGTTATGAATGTTCCAATTCTAAAGTTTTTTGGTTACTCAATTAATAGAGCTATAGGTAGCGCTGCAGCTATTGGTTTTTTAATAGCATTATTTGGCGCAATCGGATTTTTGATAACTGGCAGTTATTTAAAAACAAATATTCCATTAAGTATTGGTTTTTTAAATATTCCTGCTTTTTTAATTTTTATACCGATTACAACCTTTATGGCTAGAATTGGTGCAAGAACAGTTCATACAATTGATAAGAATAGAATTAGTAAATATTTTGGAATATTTTTACTTATCATTGCTGCAAAATTTTTATATGAATATTTCAAACTGTAG
- a CDS encoding HIT domain-containing protein gives MANKVSKSFLKDSHLITELKLCSIRLIDNAKFPWIILIPKRKNITDISELNSKDQMLLMKEIVHCSKLMKKIFKTKKLNVEKIGNIVPQLHIHIIARSTKDSTWPLSVWVIKGKPYSKVLLAKTISKIKKYFKG, from the coding sequence ATGGCAAATAAAGTAAGTAAAAGTTTTCTAAAAGATTCTCATTTAATAACTGAATTAAAATTATGTAGTATTCGTTTAATTGATAATGCTAAATTTCCTTGGATCATTTTAATTCCAAAGCGAAAAAATATAACCGATATCTCAGAACTTAATTCAAAAGATCAAATGTTATTAATGAAAGAAATTGTTCATTGCAGCAAGTTAATGAAAAAAATATTTAAAACAAAAAAACTTAATGTTGAAAAAATTGGCAATATTGTTCCTCAATTACATATTCATATTATTGCAAGATCTACTAAAGACAGTACGTGGCCACTATCGGTTTGGGTTATTAAAGGAAAACCTTATTCAAAAGTTCTATTAGCGAAAACTATTTCAAAAATTAAAAAGTATTTTAAGGGATAA
- a CDS encoding SulP family inorganic anion transporter — MIKTTLSSFAKSIGFNSQNYIPKEGASFSLFRIEVLSGLTVALALVPEAIAFAFVAGVAPLSGLYAAFIVGLITAVFGGRPGMISGATGALAVVMVSLVMDHGAQYLFATVVLMGILQLLAGVFKLGKFIRMVPQPVMLGFVNGLAIVIGISQLSQFKTLNAMGQLEWISGNTLYYSVGFVILTMLIIWLLPKITKAVPATLAAILVTSVLVLALKIDIPSVGDLASVKGGLPIFSIPSVPLNFETLKIIFPYAFILSAIGLIESLLTLNLVGEITNKRGGASQECLAQGFANTVTGFFGGMGGCAMIGQSMINVKSGGRTRIAGIAAAVFLLIFILYTSNYIEMIPIAALVGVMFMVVIGTFAWNSLKILFFVPKSDALVIVLVTVVTVLEDLAVAVIVGVIVSALVFAWKSASRIRAVERASVREKGAKVYEIEGPLFFSSTDSFLELFKPEQDPDVIIIDFAGSKVIDQSALKAIEDIADKYNSFGKKVKLRHLTRDCHRLLSRAGQLVVDSDDDPDYGIAVDYDVKLGIFGR, encoded by the coding sequence TTGATTAAAACCACACTCTCATCATTTGCAAAATCTATTGGTTTTAATTCACAAAATTATATTCCAAAAGAAGGGGCATCCTTTTCTTTATTTAGAATTGAAGTTTTATCTGGTTTAACAGTTGCTTTAGCGTTAGTTCCTGAAGCTATTGCCTTTGCTTTTGTTGCAGGAGTTGCACCTTTATCAGGGCTTTATGCAGCTTTTATTGTTGGTTTAATTACAGCTGTGTTTGGTGGAAGACCTGGAATGATTTCAGGAGCAACCGGTGCTTTAGCTGTTGTTATGGTGTCCCTTGTTATGGATCACGGTGCACAGTATTTGTTTGCAACCGTAGTTTTGATGGGAATTTTACAATTATTAGCGGGTGTCTTTAAGCTTGGAAAATTTATTAGAATGGTACCCCAACCGGTAATGTTAGGTTTTGTTAATGGCCTTGCAATTGTTATTGGTATTTCACAACTTAGTCAGTTTAAAACCCTTAATGCAATGGGGCAATTAGAATGGATTTCAGGAAACACTTTATATTATTCAGTAGGGTTCGTTATTTTAACGATGTTAATCATTTGGTTACTACCAAAGATTACTAAAGCGGTTCCAGCAACACTTGCTGCAATTTTAGTTACATCTGTATTAGTTTTAGCATTAAAGATTGATATTCCAAGTGTTGGAGATCTTGCAAGTGTTAAAGGAGGATTACCAATATTTTCAATTCCAAGTGTTCCTTTAAACTTTGAAACTTTAAAGATCATTTTTCCTTATGCATTTATATTGTCAGCCATTGGCTTAATTGAAAGCCTGTTAACTCTTAACTTAGTTGGTGAAATTACTAATAAAAGAGGTGGGGCTAGTCAGGAATGCTTAGCACAAGGCTTTGCAAATACAGTTACTGGTTTTTTTGGGGGTATGGGTGGATGTGCGATGATTGGTCAATCTATGATTAACGTAAAATCAGGCGGTAGAACAAGAATTGCAGGAATAGCTGCAGCAGTATTCTTATTAATTTTTATTTTATATACATCAAACTATATTGAGATGATCCCAATTGCAGCACTAGTTGGTGTAATGTTTATGGTAGTGATTGGAACCTTTGCCTGGAACTCATTAAAGATATTATTTTTTGTACCAAAGAGTGATGCATTAGTAATTGTTCTTGTAACTGTTGTAACTGTTTTAGAAGATTTAGCCGTTGCTGTAATTGTTGGTGTTATTGTATCAGCATTAGTGTTTGCTTGGAAATCTGCATCAAGAATTAGAGCAGTTGAGAGAGCATCCGTTAGAGAAAAGGGTGCTAAAGTTTATGAAATAGAAGGACCGCTATTTTTTAGTTCAACAGATAGTTTTTTAGAATTATTTAAACCAGAACAAGATCCTGATGTAATTATTATAGATTTTGCAGGATCAAAAGTAATTGATCAATCTGCATTAAAAGCAATTGAAGACATTGCTGATAAATATAATAGTTTTGGAAAAAAAGTTAAACTTAGACATCTAACTCGTGATTGTCATAGATTATTAAGTAGAGCAGGCCAATTAGTAGTTGATAGTGATGATGATCCTGATTATGGAATTGCAGTTGATTATGATGTTAAATTAGGTATTTTTGGCAGATAA
- a CDS encoding substrate-binding domain-containing protein: MKNVKIILSILTVMLFASNVQARDQIRIVGSSTVYPYATVVAENFGKTGKFKTPVIESTGTGGGMKLFCAGVGTDHPDITNASRAIKSKEKALCEKNGVTEIIEIIVGNDGISLAHAVDSPDSNFTKEQLWRALANEVDVDGKLVANPYKQWSDIDPSLPSKKIEILIAPPTSGTRDAWNSLVMSKGCSKEAKALFGDKASSECTKIREDGYAVEAGENDTLIVQKLASNPDAYGFFGYSYLVGNKDKVKAAAIEGVKPSLEGIQDYSYPIARPLFFYVKKAHIGVVPGIDAFIKDFTSKKAMGPRGYLAEIGLVPLAKAKYDVVRTAAVELNTISIK; this comes from the coding sequence ATGAAAAATGTTAAAATTATTTTATCAATCTTGACGGTGATGCTATTTGCGTCAAATGTTCAAGCAAGAGATCAAATCCGGATAGTGGGGTCATCAACTGTTTATCCATATGCAACTGTTGTTGCTGAAAATTTTGGTAAAACAGGAAAATTTAAAACGCCCGTAATTGAAAGCACTGGAACGGGTGGGGGTATGAAATTATTTTGTGCTGGTGTTGGCACTGATCACCCAGATATTACTAATGCATCAAGAGCTATAAAATCTAAAGAAAAAGCATTATGTGAAAAAAATGGTGTAACTGAAATTATAGAAATTATTGTAGGAAATGACGGTATTTCTTTAGCTCACGCAGTAGATTCTCCAGATTCAAATTTTACTAAAGAACAACTTTGGAGAGCACTAGCAAATGAAGTAGATGTAGATGGTAAATTGGTTGCTAATCCATATAAACAATGGAGCGACATTGATCCATCACTTCCTTCTAAAAAGATTGAAATTCTTATTGCCCCACCAACATCAGGTACAAGAGATGCATGGAATTCTTTAGTAATGAGCAAAGGTTGTTCTAAAGAGGCAAAAGCACTTTTTGGTGACAAAGCTAGTAGTGAATGTACTAAAATCCGTGAAGACGGTTATGCAGTAGAAGCGGGTGAAAACGATACTCTAATTGTTCAAAAACTAGCATCAAATCCTGACGCATACGGCTTTTTTGGTTATAGCTATTTAGTTGGCAATAAAGACAAGGTGAAAGCTGCAGCTATAGAAGGAGTTAAACCTAGTCTTGAAGGTATTCAAGATTACTCATATCCAATAGCTAGACCTTTATTCTTTTATGTAAAAAAAGCACATATTGGAGTAGTTCCTGGAATTGACGCATTTATTAAAGATTTTACGTCAAAAAAAGCAATGGGACCAAGAGGTTACTTAGCTGAGATCGGTTTAGTACCTTTAGCTAAAGCAAAATATGATGTTGTAAGAACTGCAGCGGTCGAATTAAACACTATTAGCATCAAGTAA